One genomic window of Roseobacter ponti includes the following:
- a CDS encoding tyrosine-type recombinase/integrase, with protein MAKAFTAKFIEGVKPTATRREIPDPAFKGLYLVVQPSGRKSWATRYQLAGRHRKLTLGKYPAISLADARKAAGHAVTSIEAGIDPADAKLARKAAPDRDTVKVLVEQYAAQHLSTLKRGHDAKRALEIYVVTQWGHRRVQSLARRDVRGLLDRIAAEGKKTTANRVRAYFNAFCVWLIERDVIEHNPVTGTKPFKEQSRDRILTDDELRWLLIACGQIAEPWGNLTRALILTGQRLREVAEMTVDEVTGDLWTLPASRTKNGQAHEVPLSGAAMEAIMRADRVPSRNGLLFTTTGQTPVSGFSKGHARIVRQMQAVADADRAEAVTIPRWTFHDLRRTTATGLARLGTPVRITEAVINHTSGTSAGVVGIYQRYDFGPEKRGALEAWSRHCNQLVNGVDDNVVQISAAQ; from the coding sequence ATGGCAAAGGCGTTTACAGCCAAGTTCATTGAAGGCGTCAAACCGACCGCGACGCGGCGAGAAATTCCAGACCCCGCGTTCAAAGGTCTTTATCTGGTCGTTCAGCCAAGCGGTCGCAAATCATGGGCGACCCGCTATCAGTTGGCTGGTCGTCACAGGAAGCTAACGCTTGGCAAGTATCCCGCGATCAGTCTGGCAGACGCGCGGAAGGCTGCAGGTCACGCGGTCACGTCAATCGAAGCTGGGATCGACCCTGCTGACGCCAAGCTGGCGCGGAAGGCGGCGCCAGACCGCGACACGGTCAAAGTACTGGTCGAACAGTACGCGGCGCAGCACCTGTCGACTCTGAAGCGCGGCCACGACGCAAAGCGCGCTTTGGAAATCTACGTGGTCACCCAATGGGGCCACCGGCGCGTTCAATCGCTCGCACGTCGCGATGTGCGAGGCTTGCTGGACAGGATCGCCGCCGAAGGAAAGAAAACGACCGCCAACCGCGTCCGCGCCTATTTTAATGCCTTCTGCGTCTGGCTGATCGAGCGCGACGTGATCGAACACAATCCAGTCACCGGCACGAAGCCTTTCAAAGAACAATCTCGCGACCGCATTTTGACAGACGACGAGCTGCGGTGGCTGCTGATTGCCTGCGGCCAGATCGCGGAACCGTGGGGCAACCTGACGCGCGCGCTGATCCTGACCGGCCAGCGTTTGCGGGAAGTTGCCGAAATGACCGTAGACGAAGTGACGGGCGATCTGTGGACCCTGCCAGCATCCAGAACCAAAAACGGTCAGGCGCATGAAGTCCCGCTGTCAGGCGCCGCAATGGAAGCGATCATGCGCGCGGACCGTGTTCCAAGCCGAAACGGTCTTCTGTTTACGACCACCGGCCAAACGCCGGTCAGCGGCTTTTCTAAGGGACACGCGCGGATCGTGCGACAAATGCAGGCTGTCGCGGACGCGGATCGCGCCGAAGCAGTCACGATCCCCCGCTGGACGTTCCACGACTTGCGCAGAACCACGGCGACCGGCTTGGCGCGTCTTGGAACACCCGTCCGGATCACGGAAGCCGTAATCAATCACACGTCGGGAACCTCCGCTGGAGTGGTCGGCATTTACCAGCGATATGACTTCGGTCCTGAAAAGCGCGGCGCGCTTGAAGCGTGGTCGCGCCATTGCAACCAGCTGGTGAACGGCGTGGATGACAACGTCGTCCAGATCAGCGCCGCACAATGA
- a CDS encoding DUF6476 family protein, with protein MENPESETDAPEPANLRFLRRLVTVLTGVMTGGVLLIIALIVIRFYDAPPPLPEEILLPEGAAATAFTQGDGWYAIVTDDNRILIYDRVTGQLEQTIAIR; from the coding sequence ATGGAAAATCCTGAATCTGAAACCGATGCACCGGAACCGGCGAATCTGAGGTTTCTCAGACGGCTGGTGACGGTGCTGACCGGGGTGATGACTGGGGGCGTTCTACTGATCATCGCGCTCATTGTCATCCGCTTCTATGATGCGCCCCCGCCGCTCCCCGAAGAAATCTTACTTCCTGAAGGCGCTGCGGCCACGGCGTTTACGCAGGGAGACGGATGGTATGCAATTGTCACCGACGACAACCGTATTCTGATTTACGACCGTGTGACCGGGCAGCTTGAGCAGACCATCGCGATCAGATAG